The Metabacillus litoralis genome contains a region encoding:
- a CDS encoding O-methyltransferase, protein MLPNDVIMYVENLIPESPQFVKEIEQYAQEHEVPIMEKIGIEVLLLLLSMQKPTKIFEIGTAIGYSAIRMALQLPQTQIISVEMDEERFEVAQQNIKQLGLENRIITYLGDALTLADEIEKHGPFDAMFIDATKAKYKKFYDLYEPMLSKTGMIYTDNVLFKGTVARDRSELSTRRQRTLVRKLDEYNKMLSTLEGYETTFIPVGDGIAVTRRK, encoded by the coding sequence ATGTTACCTAATGACGTGATCATGTATGTGGAGAACTTAATTCCTGAAAGTCCACAATTTGTTAAAGAAATAGAACAGTATGCACAAGAGCATGAAGTACCGATAATGGAGAAGATAGGTATAGAAGTACTTTTGTTGCTTTTATCTATGCAAAAGCCAACGAAAATTTTTGAAATTGGAACGGCTATCGGTTATTCAGCTATTCGTATGGCACTACAATTGCCACAAACACAGATTATTAGTGTTGAAATGGATGAAGAACGCTTTGAAGTAGCTCAACAAAATATTAAACAACTTGGACTAGAGAATAGGATTATCACCTATCTTGGAGATGCCTTAACACTAGCTGATGAGATAGAGAAACATGGTCCATTTGATGCTATGTTTATAGATGCTACAAAAGCTAAATATAAGAAGTTTTATGATTTATATGAACCAATGCTGTCTAAAACAGGGATGATTTATACGGATAATGTGCTATTTAAAGGAACCGTTGCAAGAGATCGTTCAGAACTGAGCACAAGAAGACAACGTACACTTGTTAGGAAATTAGATGAATATAACAAAATGTTGTCTACGTTAGAAGGCTATGAAACAACATTCATTCCAGTTGGAGACGGAATTGCCGTAACTAGAAGAAAATGA